The window TGGCCGCTCACCGCAACAGCTTCTGCCCCGGAGGCCCACAGCTCGTTCACGAGCCCCGCCAACTCCGTGGCCTGCACCCGCCCTCCCGAGGGGCCTACGAGCGAGTTCACCCCCCCCTCCACCCGCACCTCGACTCCAGGTCCCCGCACGGGCACGAGTCCGAGGGCCATCCGCTGCTCTTCCAGCTCCTGAGCCAGGACGGCGCCCAGGGCCTTCCCCTCCGCGACCAGGGTCTCGTACTCCTGTAGCCGCCTCCGGAGGTCGGTCACCTCTGCTTCGAGGGCCTTCCGGGCGGTCTCCGCCTGGGCCACCAGCGCCGCCAGCTCCTCCACCCGGCGGGAGGGGAGCTCCGTCCGCTGCCGGAGCTCCCGGGCGCTGCGGACCTGGACCACCACCAGGAACCCCAGGAGGAGGCCAACCCCTCCCAGGGCAGCCCACGCTTCCCAGAACCGGTGCCGCCCCTCCACAGGCTCATCTACCCGGGCCATTTTACCAGAACGACTTGCAACTCCCGTCAGACCGCCCAAAAATGGAAAACCGGGGTTAGCACTCTCCGGACGCGAGTGCTAACCGGTGGCTCCGAAGATCTTTGGGAGGAAAGGAGGGAGCAGACATGCCGGCCAAGCTCCTGCTGTACGACGAGACTGCCCGGAGGGCCCTGGAGCGGGGGGTGGAGAAGGTGGCGAACGCGGTCCGCGTGACCCTGGGGCCCAAGGGGCGCAACGTGGTGCTGGAGAAGAAGTGGGGGTCTCCCACCATCACCAAGGACGGGGTGACGGTGGCGAAGGAGATCGAGTTGGAGGACCCCTACGAGAACATGGGGGCGCAGCTCGTGAAGGAGGTGGCCAGCCGGACCAACGACCAAGCCGGGGACGGCACCACCACGGCCACGGTGCTCGCCTGGGCCATGGTCCGGGAAGGGCTGAAGAACGTGGCCGCGGGCGCCAACCCCATGCTCATCAAGCGGGGGATCGATGCCGCGGTGGAGGCGTGCGTGGAGGAGCTCAAGAAGCTCAGCCAGCCCGTGGCGAACCGGGAGGACATCGCCCACGTGGCGGGGATCGCGGCGAACGACCCCAGCATCGGGGAGATCATCGCGGACGCCATGGAGAAGGTGGGCCGGGACGGCGTCATCACCATCGAGGAGTCGAAGGGGATGGAGACCACGGTGGAAGTGGTGGAGGGGATGCAGTTCGATCGGGGTTACATCTCCCCCTACTTCATCACGGATCCGGACAAGATGGAGTGCGTCCTGGAGGAGCCCTTCATTCTGCTCACGGAGAAGAAGATCAGCGCCGCCCGGGACATCGTGCCCGTGATGGAGAAGGTGATCCGGTTCGGCAAGCCCCTCGTGGTGATCGCGGAGGATGTGGAGGGGGAGGCCCTGGCCACCCTGGTGGTCAATAAGCTGCGGGGGGTGCTGCCCAGCGTGGCGGTGAAGGCTCCCGGCTACGGGGACCGCCGGAAGGCCATGCTGCAGGACATGGCCATCCTCACGGGCGGCCGGGTGATCTCGGACGACATCGGCATCAAGCTGGAGAGCGTGGAAGTGGACATGCTGGGCCGCGCGGAGAAGGTTCGGGTCACCAAGGACGACACCACCATCATCGGCGGCAAGGGCAAGCCCGAGGACATCAAGGGCCGGATCGCTCAGATCAAGAAGGAGATCGAGGAGACCACCTCGGACTACGACCGGGAGAAGCTGCAGGAGCGGCTGGCGAAGCTGTCCGGCGGGGTGGCCCAGATCCGGGTGGGGGCCGCCACGGAGACGGAGATGAAGGAGCGCAAGATGCGCTTCGAGGACGCGGTGAACACCACCAAGGCCGCGGTGGAGGAGGGGATCGTGCCCGGCGGCGGCGTGGCCCTCGTCCGGTGCCTGCCGGCCCTGGAGAGGCTGAAGATGGAAGGGGACGAGCAGGTGGGGGTGCAGATCGTCCGGCGGGCCCTGGAAGAACCCCTCCGCCAGATCGCGGAGAACGCGGGGTTGGAGGGCTCGCTCGTGGTGGAGCGGGTGAAGGAGAGTCCAGACCGCAACTTCGGCCTCGACGTGCGCACCGGGGAGTTCACGGATCTGGTGAAGGCCGGGGTGGTGGACGCCACCAAGGTGGTGCGGCTTGCCCTGCAGAACGCCGCTTCCGTGGCGGGGCTGTTGCTCACCACGGAGGCCCTGGTGGTGGAAAAGCGGGAGAAGAAGAAGGAAAAGACCCCGACCCCGGGCATGCAGGAGGAGGAGTTCTAGACCGGGAAGGAAGGCCGGGCCGGGGACCTGTCGGTCCCCGGCCCGTTCTGTTTATCGGGGACGGTCACGGACCTGCCCGGACGGGCGCTTCCGTGAACTGCTCCGCCTCCGTGGAGCCCTGTAAGGCCAGGGTGGAGGCCTCCCCACCGGAGATCACCTGGGCCACGAGGTCGAAGTATCCCGTGCCCGCCTCCCGCTGGTGGCGCACCGCGGTGTATCCCATCCGCTCCAGCTGGAACTCCCGCTCCTGCAGCCGCACATAGGCGCTCATCCCCTCCTCCACGTACCCCCGGGCGAGCTCGAAGGTGCTGGCGCAGAGGGCGTGGAACCCGGCCAGGGTGACGAACTGGAACTTGTAGCCCATGGCCCCGAGCTCCCGCTGGAAACGGGCGATGGTGTCCGGATCCAGGTGGCGCCGCCAGTTGAAGCTGGGGGAGCAGTTGTAGGCGAGGAGCTTGCCCGGATAGCGGGCATGGATGGCCTCCGCGAAACGCCGGGCCTCCTCCAGGTCGGGCCGGGAGGTCTCAAACCACAGCAGGTCCGCATACGGCGCGTACGCGAGCCCCCGGGCGATGGCGGCCTCAAGCCCCCCGCGCACCCGGTAATACCCCTCCGGCGTCCGCTCCCCCACGAGGAAGGGGTGGTCGTAGGGATCCGCGTCGCTCAGCAGCAAGGGGGCGGAGAGGGCGTCCGTGCGGGCGATGAGAACCGTGGGGACGTCGAGGACGTCCGCGGCCAGGCGGGCCGCGGTGAGGGTCCGGATGAACTGCCGGGTGGGCACCAGGACTTTCCCCCCGAGGTGCCCGCACTTCTTCTCGGAACTCACCTGGTCCTCGAAGTGGATGCCCGCAGTTCCCGCCTCGATGAGGGCCTTGGTAAGCTCGAAGGCGTTGAGGGGTCCTCCGAATCCCGCCTCCGCGTCCGCCACGATGGGCACCAGCCAGTCCCGGGTCCGTCTGCCCTCAGACCACTCGATCTGGTCCGCCCGCCGCAGGGCATTCTGGATGCGGCGGACGAGGGCGGGCACGCTGTTGGCAGGATACAGGCTCAGGTCCGGGTAGACCTGCTCGGCCAGGTTGGCATCCGCAGCCACCTGCCACCCGCTCACGTAGATGGCCTGCAGTCCCGCCCGCACCATCTGAACCGCCTGCATCCCCGTCAGGGCCCCGAGGGCCGCCACGAACGCCTCTCTCTGCAGCATCTCCCACAGGCGCTCCGCGCCCCGCCGGGCCAGGGTGTACTCCACCCGGATGGACCCCCGCAGCCGCACCACGTCCTCCGCGGTGTAGCCTCGCCGGATCCCCCGCCACCGGGGATCCGTCCGCCAGCGATGCTCGAGCTCTTCCGCCTCCCTGCGGAGGTCCACCGTTTGGCTCATCGAACTCCCTCCATCTGCATCTTCCATCCGTAGACGTCAAGGCCCGCGATCCCCGCGAGCGCGGGTTCCGCCCACGAAGACCGGTCCGCACAGTCCTGGCAGTAGATGGTGGCCTCGGGGCGGTACGCGCACTCCGGGCAACACGGCGCACCGCAGGCCTGGCAGGTCCAGGCGTCCATCCACCGTACCACACGGCCGCACGGGCACTTCCGCATCATGGCGCACCCCTCCCTTTTCAGTGTGGCCGTGGATCCGGGCGGGTTCCACTTCCGGGCGACGAACGGTCGGATTTTCCGGTTCAGCGGTGGGTTTTGTGAGACGTTTCCCCGCGCCTCAGGTGGTGGCCGCCTCCTCGTCCTCGAAGAGGTTTCCCTCCAGGGGCAGGTTCTCCACCGAGGGCGTTCGGAGGAGCTCGATCCGGAAGAGGGCGGAGAAGTACCAGAGGTGCCCCGGCCGGGTGCGCACGGGAAGCCACTGCCAGGCCCGCATGGTCTCCACGTAGTCCCAGTTGGCGTAGGCGTTGAACGCGTCCCGGATGTCTGTAATCACCGCGCCCAGATCCAGAAGGATCCGCTGGATGCGGGCCCACTTCTCGAGGCTGGACTCCCCGTGGGTGAGGCCGAAGTACCCCGCGGCTCCCGCCCCGTGGAGGGCCGCCACTCCCCGCTCCAGGAAAGCCCGGAATCCCCGCAGGCTTTCCGTGGGATCCGTGAAGAAGGTGTCGAAGCGCGCCCGCCACACCTCCGGAAGGGGAGAGCGCACGTCGTAGACGTGGGCCTCCACCCGGTCCAGGCCCTCCCGGTCCGCCACCTCCCGGATGAATCCCACGATCCGTTCGTCCACGTCCACCACCACCACCCGCCGGGGTTGGCGGGTGAGGGCGAGGGCGATGCTCACCAGGTCGTCGTCCCCGAGAACGAAGACCTCCTTGTCCTGTACGTCCCCCCGCTCCAGGGCAAAGGCCACCCGGGCCAGGGTGGTCTCCTCCGTGACGTAGCCCTGGTCGAAGGCCTGGAGGGCGGGTGGGCGGTCATGGGCGATGGCGCGGAAGC is drawn from Armatimonadota bacterium and contains these coding sequences:
- a CDS encoding bis-aminopropyl spermidine synthase family protein — encoded protein: MGRNVPRVADRRQAQERLHAVLERVRERVPVVVSRRDAERALGALQVTADLWEVFRLSRAPIRFLCAFLQELILQGLVLPEGAHLRLSPEGSRWVGTLGIPPTREAACSRCGGRGVDPGVLGEEVTRRFRAIAHDRPPALQAFDQGYVTEETTLARVAFALERGDVQDKEVFVLGDDDLVSIALALTRQPRRVVVVDVDERIVGFIREVADREGLDRVEAHVYDVRSPLPEVWRARFDTFFTDPTESLRGFRAFLERGVAALHGAGAAGYFGLTHGESSLEKWARIQRILLDLGAVITDIRDAFNAYANWDYVETMRAWQWLPVRTRPGHLWYFSALFRIELLRTPSVENLPLEGNLFEDEEAATT
- the groL gene encoding chaperonin GroEL (60 kDa chaperone family; promotes refolding of misfolded polypeptides especially under stressful conditions; forms two stacked rings of heptamers to form a barrel-shaped 14mer; ends can be capped by GroES; misfolded proteins enter the barrel where they are refolded when GroES binds), with the protein product MPAKLLLYDETARRALERGVEKVANAVRVTLGPKGRNVVLEKKWGSPTITKDGVTVAKEIELEDPYENMGAQLVKEVASRTNDQAGDGTTTATVLAWAMVREGLKNVAAGANPMLIKRGIDAAVEACVEELKKLSQPVANREDIAHVAGIAANDPSIGEIIADAMEKVGRDGVITIEESKGMETTVEVVEGMQFDRGYISPYFITDPDKMECVLEEPFILLTEKKISAARDIVPVMEKVIRFGKPLVVIAEDVEGEALATLVVNKLRGVLPSVAVKAPGYGDRRKAMLQDMAILTGGRVISDDIGIKLESVEVDMLGRAEKVRVTKDDTTIIGGKGKPEDIKGRIAQIKKEIEETTSDYDREKLQERLAKLSGGVAQIRVGAATETEMKERKMRFEDAVNTTKAAVEEGIVPGGGVALVRCLPALERLKMEGDEQVGVQIVRRALEEPLRQIAENAGLEGSLVVERVKESPDRNFGLDVRTGEFTDLVKAGVVDATKVVRLALQNAASVAGLLLTTEALVVEKREKKKEKTPTPGMQEEEF
- the aceA gene encoding isocitrate lyase — encoded protein: MSQTVDLRREAEELEHRWRTDPRWRGIRRGYTAEDVVRLRGSIRVEYTLARRGAERLWEMLQREAFVAALGALTGMQAVQMVRAGLQAIYVSGWQVAADANLAEQVYPDLSLYPANSVPALVRRIQNALRRADQIEWSEGRRTRDWLVPIVADAEAGFGGPLNAFELTKALIEAGTAGIHFEDQVSSEKKCGHLGGKVLVPTRQFIRTLTAARLAADVLDVPTVLIARTDALSAPLLLSDADPYDHPFLVGERTPEGYYRVRGGLEAAIARGLAYAPYADLLWFETSRPDLEEARRFAEAIHARYPGKLLAYNCSPSFNWRRHLDPDTIARFQRELGAMGYKFQFVTLAGFHALCASTFELARGYVEEGMSAYVRLQEREFQLERMGYTAVRHQREAGTGYFDLVAQVISGGEASTLALQGSTEAEQFTEAPVRAGP
- a CDS encoding DUF881 domain-containing protein — protein: MEGRHRFWEAWAALGGVGLLLGFLVVVQVRSARELRQRTELPSRRVEELAALVAQAETARKALEAEVTDLRRRLQEYETLVAEGKALGAVLAQELEEQRMALGLVPVRGPGVEVRVEGGVNSLVGPSGGRVQATELAGLVNELWASGAEAVAVSGQRVLARSGFQQSGPRILVDGVPISPPYVIRAIGDADLMEAALRIPGGYVEGLRSMGVSIRIRRVPSLRLPAYAGPLGARWARPVP